Genomic segment of Globicephala melas chromosome 7, mGloMel1.2, whole genome shotgun sequence:
AGCCCACAAGAGGGATAAAATAAAGGGCTGAGATGAGGGGTGTTCAGATACTtctcaatggagcagaatagtcTAGTGCCAAATCTATAATTAACTTTTAACTAATAACCTCTTTCTTGGCCTATATGAAATGGAATGGCAGCTTCAATCCTTGGGGCTGCCACTATTCCCTTCCCCCTAAAAAGCCCTGGAATTTTGTGCACCTCTATGTAATGAAATATCCATTCACcaaaatatgtttgtgtgtgacaATGCAACTATTCCTTCCACTTAGCACCCTAACTGTAGCATGCTCTACTTATACTGAATTTATGTgtctactacgtgccaggcattgGGCTGGGCACTAGGGATTCTTATGACACTATTGCCAATTTTGGAAacagaattaagaaaacagtGTTTTGGTGAGGGACTTTTGAATGGATATTGTGAAGCTTCAGGGATGTGACAGAATATAGTTTGTACTCAGTCTATGGAAGTAATTACCAGTTACCCTAAAAGGAAATTCACTAAGCACCAAAAATGTTAAGTTTATTTGGTGTAAACTGTATGGTTTAAAATTGCAGGGAAACCAAAAATCAATCCCAAACGAAAAGCAACATTTCAGCATAGGTGCCACTCTAGGTTTTAATTTAAGTCAGCCCAGAGCCTAGACAGAGGCCTCATGCATGAAAACTGTCTTCTCTGAGTCTTAATTCGCTACTGAGAACCAAAGCACAAGATGTCCCCTAAAATTCCACCCAAATCAGGAGGGACCCTAGCTTTTGCCCCTGGGGAAGGGCAGACCATGAAGTCCATCTCTCCTATCTCCAAACCCAAAGCTGTTCAGCAGCGATATTGTTGCCTAAACCTTTCTTTGCTACCAAGACAGATTTAAGATCAAAGGGGCATCAAGGTAAGCCATGGCTTGTTGGCCGTGGCAGGGTGCCCATGATGAATTTCCAGGTAAGGGTAGGCCTTTCTCCTTGGTTATTTGGGAAATCTGCCTTGGAAACAGAGCCAGAAGGTAAATTTTAACAACTCTACTGCATTCCACCAAATGAGGTTTATCCACGGGTGGGTGAAAACAGGTATAAATTAGCATGTAACAGAAAAAACAGCATAGTGAGGTTGTTAGGATCATGGACTGAACTGAGGTGCCAAACTGCCAGGTTTTGAATCTCAGTTTCACCACTTAtgagatgtgtgaccttgggcaagttactaacctctccaagcctcagatctctcatctgtaaaatggagctttTAATGGTGCCTACCGCAAAAGTTTTGTCTGGGGGTTGAATTAGCTAAgatttataaagtgcttagaatagtgtctgacaCTTAGTAAGTTCCATgtttaaaaaacccagaaacttGGGGAAAAGTGCTCTTTAAGGTTTGTGGAGTAGTTTATACTGCTTAAGCATTCAGGCATATTCATCCTAATTAAGTTTAGAATCTGGATCATAAAGTATACCAAACCCAAGGAAGTCTTGGGATTAAGTCAGTTTTGGAAAAACTTCCAGGTCCGACCGGCAAGATCTTCAGCTACCTACAGCCCTATCACTGCTCCAAAATGCCCTAATATAAACCCTGGTCTCCAGGGCCAAACTAAGGATAAACCAGCTGGGGAGGGAGCAAAGGGTAGGCACAGTGAAAAGGGAACCAGTTACTttcctaaatttttttctgtgctcTAGTCATGACATCTGTGTAGCATTAACCCTGTCCCACATATGCATGATCTGATTCCAAAACTTTACAACTGGACTCCCAGAATTAACAGAAAATGACTGCATGACAAGAGGCCAGGGAAGCTGCCAGTTTATCAAATTTACCAACCAACAGATACATTTTGATCATCTGTTCtatgcaaggcactgtgctaaatgctttggTCCTCAAGAACAAGGTAATTAACCACAGTTTACACCTGCTGTTATTTACATTGATCATCTCCCTTCCAATTCAGGTAAGTTCATAGGCCTCAACCAATACAAATGCTTTCAAGAAATCCTACTTTACGATTAGAATAAATATTGAGTCTGTGGAGCTCAATCATCTTACGGCTAAATAAGAGAAGCTAAACTGTAGAACTAATGGAAGTTATATGGCTACATCTCTAGCCCATTTTACATGGTGGATCTCTGTCCAGCCTCATCAAgggtgatgtttcttttccttgcttcTGCTTCACTGTTTAACTCTGAATCTGATTTGTCCATATTGCCAAAGTTCATTGCCATGGAACCTTCCATTCCCTCTGGAGCGCCTCCGTTTGGCTGAAGAAGGACAGAATTTGGTTCTTTAGGACGTTTCCATTGTGGTCTGGTGACTATCCAAAAAATGAGCGCCCCAAACACCAGAATCAGAAGGCCGAGGGTATTTGTGAAAACaccttctggtgggaatgtactgTATGCAGGATTTTTcctgcaaaaaaggagagagTGTGTCCAATTACAAATAGGGTGatacaccaaggggggaaagctgggagggagggggaggatgaattgggagattgggattgacatatatacactaatatgtataaaatacgtaactaataagaaactgctgtataaaaaaaataaaattaaatttaaaaaaattagggtgATACAGCAACATGCCAAACAGTCTTGAATTTATCTGCTCAAAATGCACACTGGTACAGCTTCAATGTAAATTCCCTTAAAGCTTGACATTAAGAAGAAATTTAAGATATGCTATAATTCACTCAATGGATTAGTATGAAATTGTTAAAAATCATAAGTATGAAAATAATATAGCATCTAAAACACCTGCatcacttaaaatttaaaaaatgatacaaaaatgtAGGTATATCATAATTACAGTTAATATAAAAACATACACATCAAAACGATTGAAAGGGCATGCATAACTTCAATAGTTGTTTTGTAAGAGTAGTACAATTTGTTGGACTGTTTGGCTTTTCTTCCAAGCATTATTAATGTTATATCACATGTATAATAtaatacatttctaaaatatttaaattttctattttcaacattaaaaaatttttgttacatttatattTGTCCAATGAACAAGTATTTAACATTTTGTAGCTTAAGAATTGCAATTAGGAAAACTATGCAACTTACAGGGCAAAAATCAGTTTCTCCGTCACTCCCATAAGTACTGTTGCAATCACTGTTCCAAAGACGAGAAGTCCAGAATAAACATGTATGGGCATGAGAAGTGCTCGGAGAGAAAGTGGAGCCCAAGGAAGCAGAAAGACAAAAAACCCTAGGAGAAGCTAAACATCAAAAAGTACAAAAGTTATCAATTAATTGTAAgttttaactaattttaaaattattatagaagCAATAtgtacaaaatgagaaaacatttcaTATAGAACCAAGGGCATAAAATGAAGTTTCCCCATTCCAGTTCCACTCACTCTCTCGAGTATCCTTCCAGAAAATTTCTATGACTAAacaagcgtgtgtgtgtgcacacatgtgtgtttaaaaagagagtaagtcagacatagaaaacaaacttatggttaccaaagggatgAAATAGGAGGTTGGGactaaaatatacacactactgtataaacagcacagataaacaacaaggacctactgtatagcacagggaactatactcaataccttgtaataacctataatggaaaagaatctaaaaaagaatatatatatgtgtgtgtatgtgtatatatatacagtgtgtgtgtatatatacatacatatatatatataaaaaacggaatcaccttgctgtacacctgaaactaacacattgtaaatcaactatatttcaataaaattttttaaaaaagagagagagggggacagTTTTTTAAAGTACAAGTGGGATTTTACTATACATATTTGTTCTGCATATTGCTTTTTTCCCTGAATAGTGTATCTTGGAGATCTTTTCATATCGATGCATGTAtctagtttattctttttaatggctgacaTTCTAAGACTGTAACAAATTATTCAGTTCCCTATTAATGGACatttctgtttctagttttttgctATCATTAACAAGGCTACAGTGAACATTCTGATACTTATTTGCTTTTTATCAATTTCCTTAAGGTTGCCAAGTAGGAAGGGAAGTAAAAgatttttaagtcactaaatccAAATACAATAGAACACATTTATTCAGTTCAACCTAAAAAAACTATGTGGAAAAAACCTGGCAATTTTGTTTTATGAGGAAGAAATGAGTTCTGCAGAAAATTCTCTCCATTTCCTTGATAATTAAATCCCTAGTGGGATAC
This window contains:
- the CYBRD1 gene encoding plasma membrane ascorbate-dependent reductase CYBRD1 isoform X1: MAMEGYRGFLGLLVSALLVGFLSVIFTLIWVLHYREGLGWDGTALEFNWHPVLVVTGFVFIQGIAIIVYRLPWTWKCSKLLMKSIHAGLNTVAAILAIISLVAVFDFHNARNIPNMYSLHSWVGLTAVILYILQLLLGFFVFLLPWAPLSLRALLMPIHVYSGLLVFGTVIATVLMGVTEKLIFALKNPAYSTFPPEGVFTNTLGLLILVFGALIFWIVTRPQWKRPKEPNSVLLQPNGGAPEGMEGSMAMNFGNMDKSDSELNSEAEARKRNITLDEAGQRSTM
- the CYBRD1 gene encoding plasma membrane ascorbate-dependent reductase CYBRD1 isoform X2 gives rise to the protein MAMEGYRGFLGLLVSALLVGFLSVIFTLIWVLHYREGLGWDGTALEFNWHPVLVVTGFVFIQGIAIIVYRLPWTWKCSKLLMKSIHAGLNTVAAILAIISLVAVFDFHNARNIPNMYSLHSWVGLTAVILYILQLLLGFFVFLLPWAPLSLRALLMPIHVYSGLLVFGTVIATVLMGVTEKLIFALKNPAYSTFPPEGVFTNTLGLLILVFGALIFWIVTRPQWKRPKEPNSVLLQPNGGAPEGMEGSMAMNFGNMDKSDSELNSEAEARKRNITLDEAGQRSTM
- the CYBRD1 gene encoding plasma membrane ascorbate-dependent reductase CYBRD1 isoform X3 encodes the protein MAMEGYRGFLGLLVSALLVGFLSVIFTLIWVLHYREGLGWDGTALEFNWHPVLVVTGFVFIQGIASPRVFCLSASLGSTFSPSTSHAHTCLFWTSRLWNSDCNSTYGSDGETDFCPEKSCIQYIPTRRCFHKYPRPSDSGVWGAHFLDSHQTTMETS